The sequence below is a genomic window from Lolium perenne isolate Kyuss_39 chromosome 4, Kyuss_2.0, whole genome shotgun sequence.
TTGGGCACAGCGCAGGAGGGCTAAGCGTGACCCATGCAATGCATCTATTCAGCAACAGAATCAAGCAGGCAATCTTCATAGCAGCAGCCATGCTTCCGTTTGGCTTCGAAACGGAACAAGACATTAAAGATGTGATTTAATCTCTCCTTCTCTTTTACCTCTCATTAGTTCAATTATTAAGCTCTCCTATGTCTGATCACGGTAGCAGCTTGCACTACTTATTATTTTAAGATTCTCAGCTGAAACTTAATTAACAGGGCATACCTGATTTATCCGAGCTTGGGGACGTGTTTGACCTCTCATTTGGCCTGGGGCTGGATCACCCGCCAACGAGTGTGGGCCTGCGGGAGGAGTTCCAGCGGAGGATCCTGTACGAGCAAAGCCCCCAAGAGGTTAATTAATGAAATTGCAGCGCTCAATCATCTACTGGTGTATTATGTGTCCTAGTTGCAGCACTGTAATTGTAATGTTTATTCAGGACTGTGCGCTTGCCTCCATCCTGCTTCGTCCATGGCCGGCAGCTCTGAGCGCAGCCAGGTTCGGGAATGGCCACAGGAGCACAATCGATGAGGTGCGGCGCGTGTACATAACAACGGCGAAGGATACCATGGTGAAGCTAGAGCAGCAGGAGGGAATGATCCGCCGTTGGCCGCCGAGTGAGGTGGTGGCCATGGACACCGACCACAGCCCCTTCTTCTCCGCACCAGAGCAGCTCTTTCAGCTCATCCTCAAGTCGCTGTGACCATTTGTACACACCGTGCATGCTCGCTGGGCGACGGCTAGCTGCTCCTGCCCTTGTATTCGCCAGTCTTCACTGTGCGAATGTTACATGACAATTGAGTTAAGTTCAGATGTACAACACATGAATATAGCATGTTGATACATATAAACATAATATATACTGCATTTGATCTTCTTGTCGAAATGAGGCAACCAGCAGTTAACAGAGCAAGACATCCACCGATAAGTTAGCACGTCCATCAGGGCCAAACGCCAAACATAATGCAGGGAGGAGACAAACCAGCTGGTCCACACGCTATATCTTGCCACTTTACATGCAAGATATGTAAGAGAGCTCCACCTTCCATGGCATCCATTTAAAATAGAATTCACTGGACGACCTGCCTGGTTTTGACATTTGGAACTGGCCATGCAGATACAGTTCCCCTGGCAATTGGTATAGAGATGGTGATGTACTCAATGGGAAGAAACTGAATGGGCATGGCAAAGGATCACTTTGTGCTTGTTCATGGGGAAGGGCATGGAGGGTGGTGCTGGTTCAAGCTCCGGTGGCTCCTTGAGGGTTCTGGCTACAGGGTGACCTGCATAGACCTTGCCGGAGGTGGCGTCGACCCTACGGACCCCAACACAGTTCGGACATTCGAGCAGTATGACAAGCCACTCCTGGACCTCATCTCCACCTTGCCGGAGGGTGAGAAGGTATTTCCGTGCACTCATTTAGAAACTACTCATCGCGCAAAATGTCCAAAATGTCGAAGAATTGTGGGCAATTTGGTTTACCGTGCAAAACTCACTTCAATCGAATTTCAGGTTATTCTGATGGGACATGGCATCGGAGGCCTGAGCGTGATTCATGCAATGCATGAATTCGTTGACAGGGTCAAGCAAGCAATTTTTGTGGCAGCTGCTATGCTGCCATTTGGACTTCAGACTGATGAAGATAAGAAAGATGTAATGTTTCCAGACTTCTCTTTCTTTTGTCCTCAAGCATATGCGGGAGCAGCGTTTTGGCACCCGAGCTCATTTGCTCCTGGTATCTGGACCGTGAATCCTAGACTTGGGATGTGTGACCAGTCATTTTCGTTGTCAGCAGATGTGACCGGAAAAGCAGTATACACTGTAAAGTACATGTGAATTTAATGCGGTGGACCCCTATACAGAACGTGGGCTGTCACGGAAGGTTTTGCTGGCCGTTAGTGTGACTTCACGCGTCGCAGCAAACTGATAGTtacagaaaaaaaaggaaaacacaACTTTAGCTTGAGGAGGGCCGCAAGACCGCATCGGTGATCTCTACGGGGAGCTGGCCACGCTCGAGCCGGCCATGGCCTCCGTCATTGACATCGAGTCTCCGACTACCATGGGACTGAACCAAGTCTTGCCAGTATACGTCGCCGTG
It includes:
- the LOC127294394 gene encoding methylesterase 17 produces the protein MAAGGDATEIKEHFVLVHGAGHGAWCWFRLLPLLRGHGHRVSCVDLAGAAGSRVDPGTVRSFDEYTAPLVDLLAALPDGEKVILVGHSAGGLSVTHAMHLFSNRIKQAIFIAAAMLPFGFETEQDIKDGIPDLSELGDVFDLSFGLGLDHPPTSVGLREEFQRRILYEQSPQEDCALASILLRPWPAALSAARFGNGHRSTIDEVRRVYITTAKDTMVKLEQQEGMIRRWPPSEVVAMDTDHSPFFSAPEQLFQLILKSL